Proteins found in one Etheostoma spectabile isolate EspeVRDwgs_2016 chromosome 14, UIUC_Espe_1.0, whole genome shotgun sequence genomic segment:
- the trim46b gene encoding tripartite motif-containing 46b isoform X4 encodes MMKSGGSYFLKMAEMDLKTATSTMEALVRISSNMKSLEHELHCTVCKDIVKQPVVLPCQHSVCLMCASEVLVTNGYPPPDLPPEPNSPASTPNTRSPRQARRPTPKAEQRPIDRVLRAGPHPPSPSMPRSPGYGTYPGRRRKEGPPVVMMFPCIPCGRDVELGERGLTDCLRNLTLERIVERYRHTVSLGSVAVMCQFCKPPQALEATKGCADCRTNFCNECFKLYHPWGTPRAQHEHIQPTLNFRPKVLTCPEHDQEKLQFYCRSCQRLLCPLCKLRRIHTGHKILPVANAYQALKEKITKEMNHILSNQDTVLGQITQLESAITQTEVNGVSAREQLAQSIRDLTAALAERHASLTQALEEARKKRSEALAAQVAERRGLMEHAGLMAFTQELLKETDQPCFVQAARQTHNRFSKAIENLQHFTLAADPSFRHFQLDVSKELKLLTELNFIQAPLAPVIDTQRTLAYDQLFLCWRLPQDSATAWHFSVEYRRRGVVPGGAGRGGIRGGLSAARWGWQRLDEVSGTSAVIDRLEMDSVYVLRVRGCNKAGYGEYSEEVYLHTPPAPALYLSSPTALLPRCQPTCLPQNVRSAFISLDHPSVSPYSSSLSLCGHPMHPLFFHPHLNIHSPLCLPLYLLKRDLSERG; translated from the exons TCTAACATGAAGAGCCTGGAGCATGAGCTGCATTGCACTGTGTGTAAGGACATTGTTAAACAGCCCGTCGTTCTGCCATGCCAGCACAGCGTCTGCCTCATGTGTGCCTCGGAGGTCTTAGTGACAAACGGCTACCCGCCTCCAGATCTTCCCCCAGAGCCAAACTCCCCAGCCTCTACACCCAACACCCGCTCACCACGCCAGGCCCGAAGGCCAACACCTAAAGCTGAGCAGCGACCTATTGATCGCGTACTGCGGGCAG GTCCCCACCCGCCTTCGCCATCCATGCCCCGGTCTCCAGGATATGGGACTTATCCAGGTCGACGCCGTAAGGAGGGCCCACCCGTGGTAATGATGTTCCCTTGTATCCCCTGCGGCCGAGATGTGGAGCTGGGAGAGAGGGGCCTTACTGACTGTCTGCGCAACCTCACCTTGGAGCGTATCGTCGAGAG GTACAGGCACACAGTGAGTCTGGGCAGTGTGGCTGTGATGTGTCAGTTTTGTAAGCCTCCTCAAGCTCTGGAGGCCACCAAGGGCTGCGCTGACTGCAGAACCAATTTCTGTAATGAGTGTTTCAAGCTGTATCACCCGTGGGGGACGCCCCGGgcacaacatgaacatatccAGCCTACGCTCAACTTCAGACCAAAG GTCCTGACCTGTCCGGAGCATGACCAAGAGAAACTACAGTTCTATTGTAGGTCCTGTCAGCGGCTGCTTTGTCCACTCTGCAAACTGCGCCGCATCCACACCGGACATAAAATCCTGCCAGTGGCAAACGCATACCAAGCCCTGAAG GAGAAGATTACGAAGGAGATGAACCACATTTTGTCCAACCAGGACACAGTTCTGGGCCAGATTACCCAGCTGGAGAGTGCCATCACTCAGACTGAG GTAAACGGTGTGTCAGCCAGAGAGCAGCTGGCTCAGAGCATCAGGGATCTGACGGCCGCTCTGGCCGAGCGCCACGCTTCGCTCACCCAGGCTCTGGAGGAGGCACGGAAGAAACGAAGCGAGGCGTTGGCTGCTCAAGTGGCGGAGAGACGGGGCTTGATGGAACACGCAGGGCTCATGGCGTTTACCCAAGAGCTGCTGAAAGAAACAGACCAGCCCTGCTTTGTGCAGGCTGCTCGCCAGACTCATAACAG GTTCAGCAAAGCAATTGAGAATCTTCAGCATTTCACTCTGGCTGCTGATCCATCCTTCAGACACTTCCAGCTGGATGTCTCCAAAGAACTCAAACTCCTGACAGAGTTGAACTTCATCCAGG ctccactggctccagtCATTGATACCCAGCGTACCCTGGCCTATGACCAGCTCTTCCTGTGCTGGCGACTGCCCCAAGACTCTGCAACCGCCTGGCATTTCTCCGTTGAGTATCGCCGTCGAGGTGTGGTACCGGGAGGAGCGGGCCGAGGCGGGATTAGAGGAGGACTGTCCGCTGCCCGCTGGGGCTGGCAGCGATTGGATGAAGTGAGTGGGACCAGCGCTGTGATTGACAGGTTGGAGATGGACAGCGTCTACGTGCTACGGGTTAGAGGCTGCAACAAGGCGGGCTACGGGGAGTACAGTGAGGAGGTGTACCTGCACACCCCGCCTGCACCAG CTTTGTACTTGTCATCTCCTACTGCGCTCCTTCCACGCTGCCAACCTACATGCCTCCCACAAAACGTAAGAAGTGCATTCATATCTCTTGACCACCCCTCTGTATCCCCATACTCATCATCGCTTTCTCTTTGTGGTCACCCCATGCATCCTCTGTTCTTCCACCCCCATCTAAACATCCACTCACCCCTCTGCCTCCCACTCTACCTTCTAAAACGAGATCTGTCCGAGCGCGGATGA
- the trim46b gene encoding tripartite motif-containing 46b isoform X3, with product MAPRFQVKSNMKSLEHELHCTVCKDIVKQPVVLPCQHSVCLMCASEVLVTNGYPPPDLPPEPNSPASTPNTRSPRQARRPTPKAEQRPIDRVLRAGPHPPSPSMPRSPGYGTYPGRRRKEGPPVVMMFPCIPCGRDVELGERGLTDCLRNLTLERIVERYRHTVSLGSVAVMCQFCKPPQALEATKGCADCRTNFCNECFKLYHPWGTPRAQHEHIQPTLNFRPKVLTCPEHDQEKLQFYCRSCQRLLCPLCKLRRIHTGHKILPVANAYQALKEKITKEMNHILSNQDTVLGQITQLESAITQTEVNGVSAREQLAQSIRDLTAALAERHASLTQALEEARKKRSEALAAQVAERRGLMEHAGLMAFTQELLKETDQPCFVQAARQTHNRFSKAIENLQHFTLAADPSFRHFQLDVSKELKLLTELNFIQAPLAPVIDTQRTLAYDQLFLCWRLPQDSATAWHFSVEYRRRGVVPGGAGRGGIRGGLSAARWGWQRLDEVSGTSAVIDRLEMDSVYVLRVRGCNKAGYGEYSEEVYLHTPPAPVLNFYLDSRWGLHADRLVVSKEQRCARSVPGLSLLQAADHALTSCHLTSDLLVGDVAITQGRHYWACSVEPGSYLVKVGVGLESKLQEWFHLPQDMASPRYDPDSGHDSGAEDALDSAPPFCFLTMGMGKIYLPQHNNHHHSSHGNGIRDPISNGPSSPTGHTYPLPPRLGVCLDFEKGRVTFYDAHSLRPLWEGYVDCSGPVCPAFCFIGGGALQLQELVANRNADQTPVRRVTIQPRVSN from the exons ATGGCGCCTAGATTCCAGGTGAAG TCTAACATGAAGAGCCTGGAGCATGAGCTGCATTGCACTGTGTGTAAGGACATTGTTAAACAGCCCGTCGTTCTGCCATGCCAGCACAGCGTCTGCCTCATGTGTGCCTCGGAGGTCTTAGTGACAAACGGCTACCCGCCTCCAGATCTTCCCCCAGAGCCAAACTCCCCAGCCTCTACACCCAACACCCGCTCACCACGCCAGGCCCGAAGGCCAACACCTAAAGCTGAGCAGCGACCTATTGATCGCGTACTGCGGGCAG GTCCCCACCCGCCTTCGCCATCCATGCCCCGGTCTCCAGGATATGGGACTTATCCAGGTCGACGCCGTAAGGAGGGCCCACCCGTGGTAATGATGTTCCCTTGTATCCCCTGCGGCCGAGATGTGGAGCTGGGAGAGAGGGGCCTTACTGACTGTCTGCGCAACCTCACCTTGGAGCGTATCGTCGAGAG GTACAGGCACACAGTGAGTCTGGGCAGTGTGGCTGTGATGTGTCAGTTTTGTAAGCCTCCTCAAGCTCTGGAGGCCACCAAGGGCTGCGCTGACTGCAGAACCAATTTCTGTAATGAGTGTTTCAAGCTGTATCACCCGTGGGGGACGCCCCGGgcacaacatgaacatatccAGCCTACGCTCAACTTCAGACCAAAG GTCCTGACCTGTCCGGAGCATGACCAAGAGAAACTACAGTTCTATTGTAGGTCCTGTCAGCGGCTGCTTTGTCCACTCTGCAAACTGCGCCGCATCCACACCGGACATAAAATCCTGCCAGTGGCAAACGCATACCAAGCCCTGAAG GAGAAGATTACGAAGGAGATGAACCACATTTTGTCCAACCAGGACACAGTTCTGGGCCAGATTACCCAGCTGGAGAGTGCCATCACTCAGACTGAG GTAAACGGTGTGTCAGCCAGAGAGCAGCTGGCTCAGAGCATCAGGGATCTGACGGCCGCTCTGGCCGAGCGCCACGCTTCGCTCACCCAGGCTCTGGAGGAGGCACGGAAGAAACGAAGCGAGGCGTTGGCTGCTCAAGTGGCGGAGAGACGGGGCTTGATGGAACACGCAGGGCTCATGGCGTTTACCCAAGAGCTGCTGAAAGAAACAGACCAGCCCTGCTTTGTGCAGGCTGCTCGCCAGACTCATAACAG GTTCAGCAAAGCAATTGAGAATCTTCAGCATTTCACTCTGGCTGCTGATCCATCCTTCAGACACTTCCAGCTGGATGTCTCCAAAGAACTCAAACTCCTGACAGAGTTGAACTTCATCCAGG ctccactggctccagtCATTGATACCCAGCGTACCCTGGCCTATGACCAGCTCTTCCTGTGCTGGCGACTGCCCCAAGACTCTGCAACCGCCTGGCATTTCTCCGTTGAGTATCGCCGTCGAGGTGTGGTACCGGGAGGAGCGGGCCGAGGCGGGATTAGAGGAGGACTGTCCGCTGCCCGCTGGGGCTGGCAGCGATTGGATGAAGTGAGTGGGACCAGCGCTGTGATTGACAGGTTGGAGATGGACAGCGTCTACGTGCTACGGGTTAGAGGCTGCAACAAGGCGGGCTACGGGGAGTACAGTGAGGAGGTGTACCTGCACACCCCGCCTGCACCAG TGCTCAACTTCTACCTGGACTCCCGCTGGGGTCTACATGCCGACCGGCTGGTTGTTAGTAAAGAGCAGCGCTGTGCTCGCAGTGTCCCTGGTCTCTCCCTGCTGCAGGCCGCTGACCATGCCCTCACTTCCTGTCACCTGACCTCAGACCTTTTGGTGGGGGATGTGGCTATTACACAGGGACGGCACTACTGGGCATGCTCAGTGGAACCTGGATCTTACCTTGTGAAG GTGGGAGTTGGTCTGGAATCCAAACTGCAAGAGTGGTTTCACCTTCCACAAGACATGGCCAGTCCCCG ctacGACCCAGACAGCGGCCATGACAGCGGAGCAGAGGATGCTCTGGACTCTGCTCCACCATTCTGCTTCCTCACTATGGGGATGGGTAAGATCTACCTCCCCCAGcacaacaaccaccaccacagTAGCCATGGGAACGGTATCCGAGACCCCATCAGCAACGGCCCCTCCTCACCCACAGGACACACCTACCCTCTGCCGCCCCGACTCGGAGTGTGCCTTGACTTTGAGAAGGGTCGCGTCACTTTCTATGATGCCCACTCTCTGCGGCCTTTATGGGAAGGTTATGTGGATTGCTCTGGCCCCGTGTGCCCGGCGTTCTGTTTTATCGGTGGCGGGGctctgcagctgcaggagctGGTAGCCAATCGCAATGCAGATCAGACTCCGGTCAGAAGGGTAACCATCCAACCCCGTGTCTCTAATTGA
- the trim46b gene encoding tripartite motif-containing 46b isoform X2, giving the protein MMKSGGSYFLKMAEMDLKTATSTMEALVRISSNMKSLEHELHCTVCKDIVKQPVVLPCQHSVCLMCASEVLVTNGYPPPDLPPEPNSPASTPNTRSPRQARRPTPKAEQRPIDRVLRAGPHPPSPSMPRSPGYGTYPGRRRKEGPPVVMMFPCIPCGRDVELGERGLTDCLRNLTLERIVERYRHTVSLGSVAVMCQFCKPPQALEATKGCADCRTNFCNECFKLYHPWGTPRAQHEHIQPTLNFRPKVLTCPEHDQEKLQFYCRSCQRLLCPLCKLRRIHTGHKILPVANAYQALKEKITKEMNHILSNQDTVLGQITQLESAITQTEVNGVSAREQLAQSIRDLTAALAERHASLTQALEEARKKRSEALAAQVAERRGLMEHAGLMAFTQELLKETDQPCFVQAARQTHNRFSKAIENLQHFTLAADPSFRHFQLDVSKELKLLTELNFIQAPLAPVIDTQRTLAYDQLFLCWRLPQDSATAWHFSVEYRRRGVVPGGAGRGGIRGGLSAARWGWQRLDEVSGTSAVIDRLEMDSVYVLRVRGCNKAGYGEYSEEVYLHTPPAPVLNFYLDSRWGLHADRLVVSKEQRCARSVPGLSLLQAADHALTSCHLTSDLLVGDVAITQGRHYWACSVEPGSYLVKVGVGLESKLQEWFHLPQDMASPRYDPDSGHDSGAEDALDSAPPFCFLTMGMGKIYLPQHNNHHHSSHGNGIRDPISNGPSSPTGHTYPLPPRLGVCLDFEKGRVTFYDAHSLRPLWEGYVDCSGPVCPAFCFIGGGALQLQELVANRNADQTPVRRVTIQPRVSN; this is encoded by the exons TCTAACATGAAGAGCCTGGAGCATGAGCTGCATTGCACTGTGTGTAAGGACATTGTTAAACAGCCCGTCGTTCTGCCATGCCAGCACAGCGTCTGCCTCATGTGTGCCTCGGAGGTCTTAGTGACAAACGGCTACCCGCCTCCAGATCTTCCCCCAGAGCCAAACTCCCCAGCCTCTACACCCAACACCCGCTCACCACGCCAGGCCCGAAGGCCAACACCTAAAGCTGAGCAGCGACCTATTGATCGCGTACTGCGGGCAG GTCCCCACCCGCCTTCGCCATCCATGCCCCGGTCTCCAGGATATGGGACTTATCCAGGTCGACGCCGTAAGGAGGGCCCACCCGTGGTAATGATGTTCCCTTGTATCCCCTGCGGCCGAGATGTGGAGCTGGGAGAGAGGGGCCTTACTGACTGTCTGCGCAACCTCACCTTGGAGCGTATCGTCGAGAG GTACAGGCACACAGTGAGTCTGGGCAGTGTGGCTGTGATGTGTCAGTTTTGTAAGCCTCCTCAAGCTCTGGAGGCCACCAAGGGCTGCGCTGACTGCAGAACCAATTTCTGTAATGAGTGTTTCAAGCTGTATCACCCGTGGGGGACGCCCCGGgcacaacatgaacatatccAGCCTACGCTCAACTTCAGACCAAAG GTCCTGACCTGTCCGGAGCATGACCAAGAGAAACTACAGTTCTATTGTAGGTCCTGTCAGCGGCTGCTTTGTCCACTCTGCAAACTGCGCCGCATCCACACCGGACATAAAATCCTGCCAGTGGCAAACGCATACCAAGCCCTGAAG GAGAAGATTACGAAGGAGATGAACCACATTTTGTCCAACCAGGACACAGTTCTGGGCCAGATTACCCAGCTGGAGAGTGCCATCACTCAGACTGAG GTAAACGGTGTGTCAGCCAGAGAGCAGCTGGCTCAGAGCATCAGGGATCTGACGGCCGCTCTGGCCGAGCGCCACGCTTCGCTCACCCAGGCTCTGGAGGAGGCACGGAAGAAACGAAGCGAGGCGTTGGCTGCTCAAGTGGCGGAGAGACGGGGCTTGATGGAACACGCAGGGCTCATGGCGTTTACCCAAGAGCTGCTGAAAGAAACAGACCAGCCCTGCTTTGTGCAGGCTGCTCGCCAGACTCATAACAG GTTCAGCAAAGCAATTGAGAATCTTCAGCATTTCACTCTGGCTGCTGATCCATCCTTCAGACACTTCCAGCTGGATGTCTCCAAAGAACTCAAACTCCTGACAGAGTTGAACTTCATCCAGG ctccactggctccagtCATTGATACCCAGCGTACCCTGGCCTATGACCAGCTCTTCCTGTGCTGGCGACTGCCCCAAGACTCTGCAACCGCCTGGCATTTCTCCGTTGAGTATCGCCGTCGAGGTGTGGTACCGGGAGGAGCGGGCCGAGGCGGGATTAGAGGAGGACTGTCCGCTGCCCGCTGGGGCTGGCAGCGATTGGATGAAGTGAGTGGGACCAGCGCTGTGATTGACAGGTTGGAGATGGACAGCGTCTACGTGCTACGGGTTAGAGGCTGCAACAAGGCGGGCTACGGGGAGTACAGTGAGGAGGTGTACCTGCACACCCCGCCTGCACCAG TGCTCAACTTCTACCTGGACTCCCGCTGGGGTCTACATGCCGACCGGCTGGTTGTTAGTAAAGAGCAGCGCTGTGCTCGCAGTGTCCCTGGTCTCTCCCTGCTGCAGGCCGCTGACCATGCCCTCACTTCCTGTCACCTGACCTCAGACCTTTTGGTGGGGGATGTGGCTATTACACAGGGACGGCACTACTGGGCATGCTCAGTGGAACCTGGATCTTACCTTGTGAAG GTGGGAGTTGGTCTGGAATCCAAACTGCAAGAGTGGTTTCACCTTCCACAAGACATGGCCAGTCCCCG ctacGACCCAGACAGCGGCCATGACAGCGGAGCAGAGGATGCTCTGGACTCTGCTCCACCATTCTGCTTCCTCACTATGGGGATGGGTAAGATCTACCTCCCCCAGcacaacaaccaccaccacagTAGCCATGGGAACGGTATCCGAGACCCCATCAGCAACGGCCCCTCCTCACCCACAGGACACACCTACCCTCTGCCGCCCCGACTCGGAGTGTGCCTTGACTTTGAGAAGGGTCGCGTCACTTTCTATGATGCCCACTCTCTGCGGCCTTTATGGGAAGGTTATGTGGATTGCTCTGGCCCCGTGTGCCCGGCGTTCTGTTTTATCGGTGGCGGGGctctgcagctgcaggagctGGTAGCCAATCGCAATGCAGATCAGACTCCGGTCAGAAGGGTAACCATCCAACCCCGTGTCTCTAATTGA
- the trim46b gene encoding tripartite motif-containing 46b isoform X1, whose translation MKSLEHELHCTVCKDIVKQPVVLPCQHSVCLMCASEVLVTNGYPPPDLPPEPNSPASTPNTRSPRQARRPTPKAEQRPIDRVLRAGPHPPSPSMPRSPGYGTYPGRRRKEGPPVVMMFPCIPCGRDVELGERGLTDCLRNLTLERIVERYRHTVSLGSVAVMCQFCKPPQALEATKGCADCRTNFCNECFKLYHPWGTPRAQHEHIQPTLNFRPKVLTCPEHDQEKLQFYCRSCQRLLCPLCKLRRIHTGHKILPVANAYQALKEKITKEMNHILSNQDTVLGQITQLESAITQTEVNGVSAREQLAQSIRDLTAALAERHASLTQALEEARKKRSEALAAQVAERRGLMEHAGLMAFTQELLKETDQPCFVQAARQTHNRFSKAIENLQHFTLAADPSFRHFQLDVSKELKLLTELNFIQAPLAPVIDTQRTLAYDQLFLCWRLPQDSATAWHFSVEYRRRGVVPGGAGRGGIRGGLSAARWGWQRLDEVSGTSAVIDRLEMDSVYVLRVRGCNKAGYGEYSEEVYLHTPPAPVLNFYLDSRWGLHADRLVVSKEQRCARSVPGLSLLQAADHALTSCHLTSDLLVGDVAITQGRHYWACSVEPGSYLVKVGVGLESKLQEWFHLPQDMASPRYDPDSGHDSGAEDALDSAPPFCFLTMGMGKIYLPQHNNHHHSSHGNGIRDPISNGPSSPTGHTYPLPPRLGVCLDFEKGRVTFYDAHSLRPLWEGYVDCSGPVCPAFCFIGGGALQLQELVANRNADQTPVRRVTIQPRVSN comes from the exons ATGAAGAGCCTGGAGCATGAGCTGCATTGCACTGTGTGTAAGGACATTGTTAAACAGCCCGTCGTTCTGCCATGCCAGCACAGCGTCTGCCTCATGTGTGCCTCGGAGGTCTTAGTGACAAACGGCTACCCGCCTCCAGATCTTCCCCCAGAGCCAAACTCCCCAGCCTCTACACCCAACACCCGCTCACCACGCCAGGCCCGAAGGCCAACACCTAAAGCTGAGCAGCGACCTATTGATCGCGTACTGCGGGCAG GTCCCCACCCGCCTTCGCCATCCATGCCCCGGTCTCCAGGATATGGGACTTATCCAGGTCGACGCCGTAAGGAGGGCCCACCCGTGGTAATGATGTTCCCTTGTATCCCCTGCGGCCGAGATGTGGAGCTGGGAGAGAGGGGCCTTACTGACTGTCTGCGCAACCTCACCTTGGAGCGTATCGTCGAGAG GTACAGGCACACAGTGAGTCTGGGCAGTGTGGCTGTGATGTGTCAGTTTTGTAAGCCTCCTCAAGCTCTGGAGGCCACCAAGGGCTGCGCTGACTGCAGAACCAATTTCTGTAATGAGTGTTTCAAGCTGTATCACCCGTGGGGGACGCCCCGGgcacaacatgaacatatccAGCCTACGCTCAACTTCAGACCAAAG GTCCTGACCTGTCCGGAGCATGACCAAGAGAAACTACAGTTCTATTGTAGGTCCTGTCAGCGGCTGCTTTGTCCACTCTGCAAACTGCGCCGCATCCACACCGGACATAAAATCCTGCCAGTGGCAAACGCATACCAAGCCCTGAAG GAGAAGATTACGAAGGAGATGAACCACATTTTGTCCAACCAGGACACAGTTCTGGGCCAGATTACCCAGCTGGAGAGTGCCATCACTCAGACTGAG GTAAACGGTGTGTCAGCCAGAGAGCAGCTGGCTCAGAGCATCAGGGATCTGACGGCCGCTCTGGCCGAGCGCCACGCTTCGCTCACCCAGGCTCTGGAGGAGGCACGGAAGAAACGAAGCGAGGCGTTGGCTGCTCAAGTGGCGGAGAGACGGGGCTTGATGGAACACGCAGGGCTCATGGCGTTTACCCAAGAGCTGCTGAAAGAAACAGACCAGCCCTGCTTTGTGCAGGCTGCTCGCCAGACTCATAACAG GTTCAGCAAAGCAATTGAGAATCTTCAGCATTTCACTCTGGCTGCTGATCCATCCTTCAGACACTTCCAGCTGGATGTCTCCAAAGAACTCAAACTCCTGACAGAGTTGAACTTCATCCAGG ctccactggctccagtCATTGATACCCAGCGTACCCTGGCCTATGACCAGCTCTTCCTGTGCTGGCGACTGCCCCAAGACTCTGCAACCGCCTGGCATTTCTCCGTTGAGTATCGCCGTCGAGGTGTGGTACCGGGAGGAGCGGGCCGAGGCGGGATTAGAGGAGGACTGTCCGCTGCCCGCTGGGGCTGGCAGCGATTGGATGAAGTGAGTGGGACCAGCGCTGTGATTGACAGGTTGGAGATGGACAGCGTCTACGTGCTACGGGTTAGAGGCTGCAACAAGGCGGGCTACGGGGAGTACAGTGAGGAGGTGTACCTGCACACCCCGCCTGCACCAG TGCTCAACTTCTACCTGGACTCCCGCTGGGGTCTACATGCCGACCGGCTGGTTGTTAGTAAAGAGCAGCGCTGTGCTCGCAGTGTCCCTGGTCTCTCCCTGCTGCAGGCCGCTGACCATGCCCTCACTTCCTGTCACCTGACCTCAGACCTTTTGGTGGGGGATGTGGCTATTACACAGGGACGGCACTACTGGGCATGCTCAGTGGAACCTGGATCTTACCTTGTGAAG GTGGGAGTTGGTCTGGAATCCAAACTGCAAGAGTGGTTTCACCTTCCACAAGACATGGCCAGTCCCCG ctacGACCCAGACAGCGGCCATGACAGCGGAGCAGAGGATGCTCTGGACTCTGCTCCACCATTCTGCTTCCTCACTATGGGGATGGGTAAGATCTACCTCCCCCAGcacaacaaccaccaccacagTAGCCATGGGAACGGTATCCGAGACCCCATCAGCAACGGCCCCTCCTCACCCACAGGACACACCTACCCTCTGCCGCCCCGACTCGGAGTGTGCCTTGACTTTGAGAAGGGTCGCGTCACTTTCTATGATGCCCACTCTCTGCGGCCTTTATGGGAAGGTTATGTGGATTGCTCTGGCCCCGTGTGCCCGGCGTTCTGTTTTATCGGTGGCGGGGctctgcagctgcaggagctGGTAGCCAATCGCAATGCAGATCAGACTCCGGTCAGAAGGGTAACCATCCAACCCCGTGTCTCTAATTGA